Part of the Streptomyces sp. HSG2 genome, CTTCAAGCGGGGTGAACTACGCGGGAAGATCGCCGACAAGCCCGGCCTGAACCGCTACCTTCGCGCTACCCCGGCCGGCAAGCTCCGCGTCGACCAGGCGAAGATCAAGGCGGAGGAGAACCTCGACGGGAAGTACCTCCTGCGCTGCTCGGACCCCCACCTGAGCGCCGAGGACATCGCGCTGGGCTACAAGCAACTGCTCGAAGTCGAGCGCGGCTGGCGCGACATGAAGCAGATCATCGACCTGCGGCCCGTCTACCACCGCCTCGAAGAACGCATCCGAGCCCACGTCATCCTCTGCTGGCTCGCCCTCCTCCTCATCCGGATCACCGAGACCACCACCGGCAAGACCTGGCCGCACATCCGACGCGAACTCGACCGCCTCCATCTGGGCACCTTCACCGGCCGCACCGGCACGTTCCAGCAGGTCACCACCCTGACCAAGCCTCAGCGCGACCTACTCGCGAAGCTGGACATCCCCGCCCCCAAGCAGGTCGTCTCACTTCAGCCCACACCTCGCTGACCAGCGAGAACACCACCGCCTAGAGACACGCCCTCCAGGCGGACACACGCATGTCCACCCAGGTCAGGCCCCAGATTCGCCTCTCCAGACTGCCGAATTACGTCGAACCCGGGCCGGTGGACGGTTTGGATCCGTGCGGCGAGCTGGGCGTCGGCCGCCCGGCGGGCCGCCCGGTCCGGTGCGGTCCGGCGCCAGTAGTAGAAGCTGGAGCGGGCGATGCCCAGGACCTGGCACAACCGCTTCACGCCGTATCGGCGCTGGTGGTCGCAGACGAACTGGAAGCGGTTCACCAGCGCGTCTCCCCGGCGAAATACTTCGCGGCCTTCCGCAGGAGCTCGCGTTCCTCCTCCAGCTCGCGGATCTTCTTCCGCGCGGCGGCGAGCTCTGCCTGAAGCGAAGACTCCGGCACCGCCGGACCCTCCGGGCGGCGGCCACGGGGACGGGCGGCACCGGCCGCCCGGATCCAGTTCCTCAGCGTCTCCGGGTTGACCCCCAGATCAGCGGCGACCGACTTGATCGTCGCCCCGGGCCGCGACTCGTACAGCGCGACCGCGTCCGCCTTGAACTCAGGCGGGTAGTGCTTCATGACCACGGGACATCCGTTCTCCTGGACCTTCAAGATCCAAGTGTCTCGGGTGTCCAGGATCCGGGGTCAAGGCCCCTGGGCCCTGCTCAAAGAAAAGATTGGCACCCGCGTCTGGCCCGACCGGGCCACCGCCCGTGCCGACGTCTTCGATTTCATCGAGACGTTCTACAACCGCCGCCGACTGCGCAGACACAAGGTCTTCGGCTACCTGACCCCGGCCGAGACCCGGCAACGGCACCGACACACCCTCGCGGCATAACCATCGAGTGTCCAAGATCACGGGGAAACATCACAGGTGTCAGCCAGAGCCATGAGGAACCGAGTCTCTGCGTCCGCCCGCCCCGCACACATTCTGGGGACCGCCACGAGGGCGGCCAGGGCTCGGCACCAACCCAGCACACGATGAGGAGACATGCCAGGAACCAGCGCCGCCAGCTCCTCGATCCTTTGCTCCAGCGCCGCTGGAGCAACAACTCCTTCAAGCGCCCAGTCCACAGCGTCGAAGTCCGGGTCGCCCCACGTCGGCCTCGGATCAATCGCGATCAAGCGGGCGCCCAGACCAGACAGCACGTTGGCAGGATGAAGATCGCCGTGCACGAGTCCCACAGGGCCAGTGCCTGCGAGTTCCCGAGCTGCCGCTCGCGCCCGCCAGAGCACCTTCGAGGCAGCCGGATCGTTCACGTCGCCCGCCGCCAGCCTGCGGTCGGTCAGGTCGAACATGACGTCGACGCGGTGTGAGAGAGGCCGCAATACCGAGTGCTCACCCGGCGCGGGAGCAGGGTCCCGCAGGTCCCGCAGCAGCGCCGCGACCTCCGCCACCTTCCATGCACGTCGGCTCACCTGCACTCCCGGCTCCACATCCTCCAGAAGCAGGGCCCCGGCTGCCAGATCGTGTGTCAGCAGCGTGACAACCGACGGCGTCCTTGCCCAGACCCGTAGAGCTTCAGCTTCTTCCCGGGCAATCGCGGGATCCGGCGTGACTTTCAACCACGCCCAGGTGCCGGTGTCCCGCTTGAAGCAGCGGAACACCCGCGAGGTGCCCCCTCCACCCGCCGCGACCAGTGCCAGATCCCAGCGGACAGCGAGTTCGTCCACGAGAGCCGGCAACTCATCACACCAGGCCAGCACCTCGGCTCCGAATCGAACGACGAACCGGTCCCGGACCTCTGGTGCGACACAGACCAGCTCTCTCAACTTGTCCCCCACGGGTGGTAGATGCGATCTCGCATCCTAGGACCGCAGCCCTTGCACGTCCCACAACACATCGATCGTCACAGAGAGCGGAGAGTGGTCTCGTCGAACCACCGAACACGGCTCTCAGGCTTGTCGACGGTGCCAGTCCCGAGGGCGTGAACAAAGCGGGCGCACCGAGCCATTGGCTGGCACTCATTGCGCAACTTCAGACAGCCGAACCTGCCAGCAGAGCCCTCGGGGTCCTGGTGGCAGTCGACCAGGCGCGCGATGCCGAGCACGACTCCGGTGGTCAGCTCGCGGCCGCGGATCGTGCGGGGACGCGAGCGGTCCTCGATGCCCTTGGCGCCGGTCAGGATGCACGCGACGTGCGGCTGCTGGACCCGGCTGTCGAACCACCTGGCGTGCCTGCGCGACTGCGTCCTGGTCATCGCGGTTCCGGTGGGCCGGCGCACCCGCTACGAGCTCGCCGACGAACGCCTCGGGCATGCGCTGGACGCTCTGCGCACCGTACGGCGCGACCGCCGACACCCTCTACGTCCATGGGTCCGTGGCCGGCCACAGCCTCGTTCAGGCGCCCTACGCGGTGGGGGCGGCCATGGGGGTGCCGTCGACCACCACGGCCGTGTGGCACAGGCGCCCCGCGGCCAGGACTGCGTCCAGGTCCGGGCGTCGGGTACGGCCCTTCTCACGCGTGCGGCGCAGTGGGCCGGTTGAGCCGTCCCGGCCGCTCCGTGGCGAGGCGGGGGCGGGCTTCCGGGGTTCTGCGACGAGCTTCCAGCGAGGCTTCAGCGGGTCTGTGGTGAGGCTCCGGTGGGCCCAGGGACGCCTGCACGGCGATCGTGCGCGCCGGACGCGCAGGGGTGGTGAGGGGTGGGGGCAGGTGGGACGTGGCTCAGGCGGCGCCGTCCGAGGTCGTCCCGGACGTGAGGTGCTCGGGCTTGGTGTAGAGGACGTCGCGGGCCTGTTCCGCGGCGCGGGCGGTGCTCTCGGAGACGAAGTCCAGGAAGCGGGCGATGTTCTCCAGGCGGGCACCGGCCGGGGTGTGGGAGCCGAGGACGCCGACGCCCTGCCGGGCGGTCTCGACGACCTGGGCGATGGACCGGGCGCTGGCCATCATCGACTGGTACCAGACGTCGTCGTCGACGACGTAGCGCTCGCGGCGGCGGTCGTCGCGTTCGCGGCGGACGAAGCCCTGGCTCTCCAGGAACGCGATCGCCTTGGACACGGACGCCGGGCTGACCTGGAGGCGCTGGGCGAGGTCGGAGGCGGTGAGGCTGCCCGAGTCGGTGAGGCAGAGGCAGGCCAGCACCCGGGCCATCATCTTGGGCATGCCGGAGGCCATGACGACGGTGGTGAACACCTCCTCGTACTCGCGCACCGCCTCGGCGTCGCGCCCGTGGGGCTGCGCCGGCGTCCTGGGATCGCGGGGCGCGGTCTGCCGGCGGCGGTGTGCGCGGTGTTCGGTGGCGCGGTGGGCCAGGTCGGCGCGGTAGGAGGTGGGGCCGCCGTTGCGCATCACCTCGCGCGTGATCGTCGAGGTGGGGCGGTCCAGGCGCCTGGCGATCTCGGCGTAGGCGAGGCCGTCGGCCAGTCCCAGCGCGATCTGCTGGCGTTCCTGCTGGGTGAGCCTGCCTCCCGGCATCGCGGTCTCCTCACGTGTTCCGTGGTGTCTGCCACCATCACGTCTTCCACCATAGCGTTCAATCGCAGCCTATTGCAACGAAAGAGATCGGGGAAGTTGCATTAGCTTTAACGCCATTGCAACGTTTTCCTGTCAACTACCTGCGCAAATGTCGAACCTGTGCGACGAGCATGTTGCTAGATCTATGAACGCAACGTAGCGTTTCCATCATCAGAAACAACGAACCGAAGGAGTGCACGATGCAGCTGGACAAGAGCGCGACGCAGAGGTTCGACACCCCCGCCCCCGTCGCGGCCGTCATCGACATCCCCGCCGGGCACCTCCGGTTCATCGCCGCCGACCGGACCGACACCACCGTCGAGATCCTGCCCGCCAGCGCCTCCAGGAGCCGCGACGTGAAGGCGGCGGAGCAGACCACGGTCGCCTACGCCGACGGTGTCCTGCGCGTCGAGGCCCCGGCGGCCAGGAACCGGCTCATGGGTCCTTCCGGAGTCATCGAGGTGACCGTCCAGCTGCCCGTCGGATCCCACGTCGAGGCGAAGGCCGCCAGCGCCGAACTGCGGGGCGTCGGACGCCTCGGCGACGTCGTCCTCGAGGCCGCGCAGGGCACGGTCAAGCTCGACGAGGCCGCGAACGCCCGCCTCGCCCTCGCCGCCGGCGACGTCACCGTCCACCGCCTGAACGGCCCCGCCGAGATCAGCACCCAGAAGGGCGACCTCCGCGTCACCGAAGCCGTACGCGGCAGCGTCACCCTGCGCACCGAGCACGGCGACATCACCGTCGGCGCCGCCCGCGGCACCTCCGCCACCCTCGACGCCGGCACCAGCTACGGCCGCATCCAGAACAGCCTCAACAACACCGACGGACCCGACGCCGCCCTCACCATCCACGCCACCACCGCCTACGGCGACATCACTGCCCGCAGCCTGTAGCAGCCCCCGACACCAGGAAGGACATCAATAGATAGGACACCACCATGAAGCCGCTGCCCGGAAAGAGGTGCGCGGTGGCGGCTTCGGCCGGTCCCGGGCCGATCGCCTCGTTCGTACGGTTCGTGATCTCCGGCGGCGGTGTCGGAGTCCTCTCCAGCTTCGCCGTACCGCTGCTGGCCGTGACGATGCCCTGGGTGGTCTCGAACGCCATCGTCACCATCCTCTCCACCCTGCTGTGCACGGAGCTCCACGCCCGCTTCACCTTCGCCAAGGGGCGCGGCGCCGGATGGCGGGAGCACTGGCAGTCCGCGGGCTCGGCGACCGCCGCCTTCCTCGCGACCGGCATCGCCGTCCACGTCCTGCACCTGGTGCAGCCCTCCGCCGGCCTGCCGACCGAGCACCTCGTCTATCTCGGCGCCTCGGCCCTCGCCGGCGCGGGCCGCTTCCTCGTCCTGCGCCTGTACGTCTTCGCCGGCCGCCCCGCCCGTGCCGTACGGCCCTCGGCGCGGCAGGGGGCGGCGGCCTCCCCCGTCCTCGCGGTCGCGTAGGCGCGTCCGCGAAGTCCCGTACGGTCAACGGCCGAAACCGGTTCGTGCGCTCGACGTCCGCTCGAGGATCTGTCCTTCTCCCGTGGAGGATCCGGCCGCGCGGATCCCGGCTGGGTCAACGTGTCCGTGTGACGGAGCCGTCCGCCCGGCCGTCATGCCCGTACGGCAACGGCCGGCCGCACGCGTTCCCCGTCACGCCTCTCATCACCCTGCTCATCGCCCCCCTCATCCGATGGAAGTGCGGTTTCCCGTGGCTACCTTCCTGTACGCGCTCGGCCGCTTCGCCTTCCGGCGTCGCGGCCTCGTCACCCTGCTGTGGGTACTGATCGTCTGCGGCGTCGGTGCCGCGGCCGCGTCCGCGCCCGCACCGCCCACCGACCGGTTCTCGATGCCGGGCACCGAGTCGCAGAAGGCGTTCGACCTGCTCGAGGAGAAGTTCCCGGACTCCGGCACCGACGGCGCCACCGCCCGTGTGGTGGTTCGCGTGCCCGAGGGCGGAAGCATCGACGCCGAGAAGGCAGCGATCGGCGCGCTCGTCGGCGAACTCGGCAAGGCCCCCCAGGTGGCGGGCGTCGCCGACCCGTTCACGGCCGGCTCGGTCAGCGAGGACGGTCGTACCGCCTACACCGTGGTGACCTACGAGGTCGCCGCGCCCGACCTCACCGACGAGGCCCGGGACGCGCTCACCGCGGCCACCGACCGGGCCCGCGAGGGCGGTCTGACCGTCGAGGCGGGCGGGGACGCGGTCATGGTCGAGCAGACCATGTCCGGCACCGGTGAGCAGATCGGCGTGCTGATCTCCGCCGTCGTCCTCTTCCTCACCTTCGGCTCGCTGATCGCCGCCGGCATGCCCCTGCTCACGGCCCTGATCGGGGTCGCCGTCGGCACCTCCGCCATCGCCGCGCTCGGCAGCGCCCTCGGGCTGTCCGCCACGACCGGGACGCTGGCGATGATGATCGGCCTCGCGGTCGGCATCGACTACGCCCTGTTCGTCGTCTCCCGCTACCGGGCCGAGATCGCCGAGGGCCGCGCGCCCCAGGAGGCGGCGGGCGTCGCGACCGGCACGGCCGGTTCGGCCGTCGTCTTCGCCGGGCTCACGGTCATCATCGCGCTGGCCGGCCTCGCCGTCGTCGACATCCCGATCCTCACCAAGATGGGCCTCGCCGCGGCGGGTACGGTCGCCGTCGCCGTACTGATCGCGGTCACCTTCGTGCCCGCCCTGCTCGGCTTCGCGCCGCGCCGGGTGCTACGGGTCGCGGACCGGCGGCTCGTCCAGGCCAAGAAGCCGCTGTCGGCGCGCAAGCTGCGCAAGAGTGAGAAGAAGGCCGCGATGCTGGCCGCGCGGACCAAGCCGAACCTGTCCACCCGCTGGGCCTCGTTCGTGGTGCGCCGCCCGGTCGTCGTCCTCGTCGTCGCGGTGGCCGGCCTCGGCGCGCTCGCCCTGCCCGCCACCAAACTGGAGCTCGGCCTGCCCGGCGAGGGCACGATGGCGGCCGACACCACCCAGCGCAAGGCGTACGACCTGCTGTCCGACTCCTTCGGCCCCGGCTTCAACGGCCCGCTGACGGTGACCGTCGAGGGCGCGGACGCGGCCGCCGCCGGCGACAAGGTCGGCAAGGAGCTGAGGAAGACCGCGGGCGTCGCCTCGGTCTCCGAGGCCAACGCCAACAAGGCGGGCGACACAGCCATCCTCAGCGTCGTCCCCGAGACCGGCCCGACCGACGCCAGGACCGAACAGCTCGTCAAGGACATCCGCGCGCGGGCCGCTTCGCTCGGCGCGTCCGCGGGTGCCACCGAGATCCTGGTGACCGGCCAGACCGCGCTGTTCATCGACTTCTCGCAGACCCTGTCCGACGCGCTGCTGCCCTACCTGGCCCTGGTGGTGGGCCTGGCCTTCCTGCTGCTGCTCCTGGTGTTCCGCTCGCTCCTGGTCCCGCTGAAGGCCGCGCTCGGCTTCCTGCTCTCGGTGAGTGCGGCCCTGGGCGCGCTGGTCGCGGTGTTCCAGTGGGGGTGGGCCGCCGACTTCTTCGGCATCGAGCAGACCGGCCCCATCATGACGACGATGCCGATCTTCATGATCGGTGTGGTCTTCGGCCTCGCCATGGACTACGAGGTCTTCCTGGTCACGCGGATGCGTGAGGCGTACGTCCACGGCGTCCGGGCCAAGGAGGCCGCCGTCTCCGGCTTCCACCACAGCGGGCGGGTGGTCGCCGCCGCCGCGGTCATCATGATCAGCGTCTTCTCGGGCTTCGTCGTGGAGGACGACGACCTGGTCGCGATGATGGGCTTCGGCCTCGCCTCGGCCGTCCTGTTCGACGCCTTCGTGGTCCGGATGGCGATCGTGCCCGCCGTGCACTCGCTGCTCGGCGACGCCGCCTGGTGGCTGCCGAAGTGGCTCGGCCGGGTGCTGCCCAACGTGGACGTCGAGGGCGAGCAATTGCAGCGGCGGCTGCCGTCCGGTCCGCCGTCGTCGCCCGCGCCGCGGAGCGCGCCGGAGCACGAGAGGGACCTCGTGCACTGAGACGGCGGGTCCGGGGCCGGTTCCGGTTTCGGGGGACACCGCGGCGCCGCGGGAACCGAGGGGCCCCGAACGCCGGGGCCCGCAAGGCCGCTTGAGATCTGGTCGAGGTCCGGCCGAGGCCGATGGTCCCGGCCGCGGGCCTCCGGTTCACTGATCCCATGGCGACCCCGACTTCCGGCACCGGTCGCGTCCCGCAGCCGTCGCGGCGCGAAGAGCCCGCGCCGCGCGGCACCGTCCCCCACCGGTACGCCGATCCCTCCACCGCCCGGCCGCCCGGCGTCCACGCCCCGTGCCGTGCCCTGCCGTACGCCGTCCGGTCCCTGCCGTACGCCGAGCACGCCGATGTCCTGGGCCGGCGCCACACCCTCACCCGCCCGGTCCGGCTCCCCCTGGGTGGGCCCTTCTGCCCGCATCGCGGTCCCCTCCGTGCTCCCGGTGGCCCCGATATAGCGTTCACCCCCAATTCATTGCAACGGACCCAAGGGGGCACTGTTGCATTAAGTCCAGTTCCATTGCAATGATTTACCCGAATCTACCTGCAGTTATGGCGACTTCGCGCAACAACTGTGTTGCCAGATCCATGAATGCAACGTAGCGTTTCCATCATCAGAAACATCGGGTCGCAAGAGCGCACGATGCAGAAGAAGGAGTGCACGATGCAGAAGTTCGACACCCCCGCCCCCGTCGCGGCCGTCCTCGACATCCCCGCGGGACGCGTCCGGTTCATCGCCGCCGAACAGACCGACACCACTGTGGAGGTCCTGCCCGCCGACGCCTCCAGGAGCCGCGACGTGACGGCCGCCGAACAGACCACGGTCACCTGCACCGACGGCACCCTGCGCATCGACGCCCCCACCGCGAAGAACCAGGTCCTCGGCTCCTCCGGAACCGTAGAGGTGACCGTCCACCTGCCCGCCGGCTCCCGCGTCGAGGCCAAGGCCGCCGACATACAGCTGCACGGCACCGGTCGGCTCGGCCACGTCGCGCTCGACAGCGCCCGGGCCTCCGTCGACCTCGCCGAAGCCGAGGGCGCCCGGCTCATCCTCGCCGCCGGCGACGTCACCGTCCACCGCCTCAACGGCCCCGCCGAGATCAGCACCCAGAAGGGCGACCTGCGCGTCACCGAAGCCCTACGCGGCAGCGTCACCCTGCGCACCGAGCACGGCGACATCACCGTCGGCGCCGCCCGCGGCACCTCCGCCACCCTCGACGCCGGCACCACGCACGGCCGCATCGACAACAGCCTCAACAACACCGACGGACCCGACGCCGCCCTCACCATCCACGCCACCACCGCCTACGGCGACATCACCGCCCGCAGCCTGTAGAAGGAGCTCTCCTCATGACCCAGCCGGCCATCGCAGCGAACGGGGTGCGCAAGTCGTACGGCGACAAGACCGTGCTCGACGGCGTCGACCTGATCGTCCCCGAGGGAACGATCTTCTCCCTGCTCGGTCCGAACGGGGCCGGCAAGACCACCACCGTGCAGATCCTCTCCACCCTCATCTCCGCCGGCGGCGGACAGGCCCAGGTCGCGGGCCACGACGTCGCCGCCGCCCCGCAGGCGGTGCGTGCCGCGATCGGTGTCACCGGACAGTTCTCCGCCGTGGACGGTCTGATCACTGGTGAGGAGAACATGCTCCTCATGGCCGACCTGCACCACCTGTCGAAGCAGGAGGGACGGCGGGTGACGGCCGAACTGCTGGAGCGCTTCGACCTGGTGGAGGCTGCGAAGAAGCCCGCGTCGACCTACTCGGGCGGTATGAAGCGCCGCCTGGACATCGCGATGACGCTGGTCGGCAGCCCGCGGATCATCTTCCTGGACGAGCCCACCACCGGTCTGGACCCGCGTTCCCGGCACAACATGTGGGGCATCATCCGCGAGCTGGTCTCCGACGGCGTCACCGTCTTCCTCACCACGCAGTACCTGGAGGAGGCCGACGAACTCGCCGACCGCATCGCCGTCCTGAACGACGGAAAGATCGCCGCCGAGGGCACCGCCGCCGAACTCAAGCGCCTCGTGCCCGGCGGCCACGTCCGGCTCCGCTTCACCGACCCCGTCGCCTACCAGGCCGCCGCCCTCGCGCTGAACCAGGCGACCCCCGACGACGACGCGCTCGCCCTGCAGATCCCGAGCGACGGCAGCCAGCGCGAGCTGCGCTCCATCCTCGACTGGCTGGACTCCGCCGGCATCGAGGCCGACGAACTGACCGTCCACACCCCCGACCTCGACGACGTGTTCTTCGCCCTGACCAGCGGCGCCGGCGTCCCCACCCAGCCGAAGGAGGCTGTCCGATGAGCTCCGTGTCCCTCGCCGTGCGCGACTCGAACACGATGCTGCGCCGCAACCTGCTCCATGCGCGCCGCTACCCGTCGCTCACCCTGAACCTGCTGCTCACGCCGATCATGCTGCTCCTGCTGTTCGTCTACATCTTCGGCGACACCATGAGCGCGGGCATCGGCGGCGGCGGCCGCTCCGCCTACATCGCCTACATCGTCCC contains:
- a CDS encoding transposase, whose protein sequence is MKVQENGCPVVMKHYPPEFKADAVALYESRPGATIKSVAADLGVNPETLRNWIRAAGAARPRGRRPEGPAVPESSLQAELAAARKKIRELEEERELLRKAAKYFAGETRW
- a CDS encoding aminoglycoside phosphotransferase family protein; the protein is MGDKLRELVCVAPEVRDRFVVRFGAEVLAWCDELPALVDELAVRWDLALVAAGGGGTSRVFRCFKRDTGTWAWLKVTPDPAIAREEAEALRVWARTPSVVTLLTHDLAAGALLLEDVEPGVQVSRRAWKVAEVAALLRDLRDPAPAPGEHSVLRPLSHRVDVMFDLTDRRLAAGDVNDPAASKVLWRARAAARELAGTGPVGLVHGDLHPANVLSGLGARLIAIDPRPTWGDPDFDAVDWALEGVVAPAALEQRIEELAALVPGMSPHRVLGWCRALAALVAVPRMCAGRADAETRFLMALADTCDVSP
- a CDS encoding helix-turn-helix domain-containing protein → MPGGRLTQQERQQIALGLADGLAYAEIARRLDRPTSTITREVMRNGGPTSYRADLAHRATEHRAHRRRQTAPRDPRTPAQPHGRDAEAVREYEEVFTTVVMASGMPKMMARVLACLCLTDSGSLTASDLAQRLQVSPASVSKAIAFLESQGFVRRERDDRRRERYVVDDDVWYQSMMASARSIAQVVETARQGVGVLGSHTPAGARLENIARFLDFVSESTARAAEQARDVLYTKPEHLTSGTTSDGAA
- a CDS encoding DUF4097 family beta strand repeat-containing protein, which codes for MQLDKSATQRFDTPAPVAAVIDIPAGHLRFIAADRTDTTVEILPASASRSRDVKAAEQTTVAYADGVLRVEAPAARNRLMGPSGVIEVTVQLPVGSHVEAKAASAELRGVGRLGDVVLEAAQGTVKLDEAANARLALAAGDVTVHRLNGPAEISTQKGDLRVTEAVRGSVTLRTEHGDITVGAARGTSATLDAGTSYGRIQNSLNNTDGPDAALTIHATTAYGDITARSL
- a CDS encoding GtrA family protein — encoded protein: MKPLPGKRCAVAASAGPGPIASFVRFVISGGGVGVLSSFAVPLLAVTMPWVVSNAIVTILSTLLCTELHARFTFAKGRGAGWREHWQSAGSATAAFLATGIAVHVLHLVQPSAGLPTEHLVYLGASALAGAGRFLVLRLYVFAGRPARAVRPSARQGAAASPVLAVA
- a CDS encoding MMPL family transporter, whose product is MATFLYALGRFAFRRRGLVTLLWVLIVCGVGAAAASAPAPPTDRFSMPGTESQKAFDLLEEKFPDSGTDGATARVVVRVPEGGSIDAEKAAIGALVGELGKAPQVAGVADPFTAGSVSEDGRTAYTVVTYEVAAPDLTDEARDALTAATDRAREGGLTVEAGGDAVMVEQTMSGTGEQIGVLISAVVLFLTFGSLIAAGMPLLTALIGVAVGTSAIAALGSALGLSATTGTLAMMIGLAVGIDYALFVVSRYRAEIAEGRAPQEAAGVATGTAGSAVVFAGLTVIIALAGLAVVDIPILTKMGLAAAGTVAVAVLIAVTFVPALLGFAPRRVLRVADRRLVQAKKPLSARKLRKSEKKAAMLAARTKPNLSTRWASFVVRRPVVVLVVAVAGLGALALPATKLELGLPGEGTMAADTTQRKAYDLLSDSFGPGFNGPLTVTVEGADAAAAGDKVGKELRKTAGVASVSEANANKAGDTAILSVVPETGPTDARTEQLVKDIRARAASLGASAGATEILVTGQTALFIDFSQTLSDALLPYLALVVGLAFLLLLLVFRSLLVPLKAALGFLLSVSAALGALVAVFQWGWAADFFGIEQTGPIMTTMPIFMIGVVFGLAMDYEVFLVTRMREAYVHGVRAKEAAVSGFHHSGRVVAAAAVIMISVFSGFVVEDDDLVAMMGFGLASAVLFDAFVVRMAIVPAVHSLLGDAAWWLPKWLGRVLPNVDVEGEQLQRRLPSGPPSSPAPRSAPEHERDLVH
- a CDS encoding DUF4097 family beta strand repeat-containing protein, producing MQKFDTPAPVAAVLDIPAGRVRFIAAEQTDTTVEVLPADASRSRDVTAAEQTTVTCTDGTLRIDAPTAKNQVLGSSGTVEVTVHLPAGSRVEAKAADIQLHGTGRLGHVALDSARASVDLAEAEGARLILAAGDVTVHRLNGPAEISTQKGDLRVTEALRGSVTLRTEHGDITVGAARGTSATLDAGTTHGRIDNSLNNTDGPDAALTIHATTAYGDITARSL
- a CDS encoding ATP-binding cassette domain-containing protein; translated protein: MTQPAIAANGVRKSYGDKTVLDGVDLIVPEGTIFSLLGPNGAGKTTTVQILSTLISAGGGQAQVAGHDVAAAPQAVRAAIGVTGQFSAVDGLITGEENMLLMADLHHLSKQEGRRVTAELLERFDLVEAAKKPASTYSGGMKRRLDIAMTLVGSPRIIFLDEPTTGLDPRSRHNMWGIIRELVSDGVTVFLTTQYLEEADELADRIAVLNDGKIAAEGTAAELKRLVPGGHVRLRFTDPVAYQAAALALNQATPDDDALALQIPSDGSQRELRSILDWLDSAGIEADELTVHTPDLDDVFFALTSGAGVPTQPKEAVR